In a genomic window of Nitrososphaerota archaeon:
- a CDS encoding type II toxin-antitoxin system VapC family toxin, translating to MKLLDTNTLIERLKKQRYEPNAISIITLIEVLRGLDDKKRGLVKQLLEESFEVKGLDNEIIQTYCRVYQKLKKKATPLPDADLLIAATAITNNLPLVTRDEHFKYLREFGLELEEA from the coding sequence ATGAAGCTGCTGGACACGAACACACTTATAGAGAGGCTCAAGAAGCAAAGATACGAGCCGAACGCCATCTCAATAATAACACTGATTGAAGTCTTAAGGGGGTTGGATGATAAGAAGAGAGGGCTCGTCAAGCAGCTGCTCGAAGAGAGCTTTGAGGTAAAAGGTTTAGATAATGAGATCATTCAAACGTACTGCAGAGTATACCAGAAGCTCAAGAAGAAGGCTACACCACTGCCTGACGCCGATCTACTTATAGCAGCAACAGCCATAACCAACAACCTACCACTCGTAACCAGAGACGAACACTTCAAATATTTGAGAGAGTTTGGCTTGGAACTTGAGGAGGCGTAA
- a CDS encoding acetyl-CoA decarbonylase/synthase complex subunit alpha, with protein MQNVRIKVDKVQTPSIQFSNLEISLGRIIEEEWEEKIGPTPFPTVTDLRSWDHKLLQRYKPVYLPYCDVCCLCTMGKCDLTAGKRGACGLDIWAQQSRIVLLACCIGAATHVGHARHLVEYLIERFGRDAPIDVGSKVGVEIEAPVTRLVCGVRPKKIGDLEEVLSYLEREIVQLLAATHTGQEGDNIDFESKVFHAGMIDHVGMEVADIAQISALGYPKADPDAPLVELGMGTIDSTKPMVLVIGHNVPPAAHIIDYLQDHGLMGKVEVAGICCTAHDLTRYNPKAKIVGPLSWQLRFIRSGVPDVIVVDEQCIRTDVLKEAQSIKAPVIATTAKDCQGLPDLTREDANEIVKKIVEGEVPGALILKPE; from the coding sequence ATGCAAAACGTGAGGATTAAAGTGGATAAGGTGCAGACACCCTCGATCCAGTTCTCCAACTTAGAAATATCGCTGGGGAGAATTATCGAAGAAGAATGGGAGGAGAAGATAGGCCCGACACCATTCCCAACTGTAACAGATCTTAGGAGCTGGGATCACAAGCTGCTGCAGAGGTATAAGCCAGTCTACCTGCCCTACTGTGACGTATGCTGCCTATGCACAATGGGTAAATGTGATCTGACCGCTGGTAAGAGAGGAGCCTGTGGGCTTGATATCTGGGCTCAGCAGTCCCGTATAGTGCTTCTTGCCTGCTGTATCGGAGCTGCAACACACGTAGGGCACGCTAGGCACCTCGTCGAGTATTTGATAGAGAGGTTTGGGAGGGATGCGCCTATCGATGTAGGCTCAAAGGTTGGGGTGGAGATAGAAGCCCCGGTCACTAGGCTTGTCTGCGGAGTCAGACCTAAGAAGATAGGTGACCTAGAAGAGGTTCTATCATATTTAGAAAGAGAGATTGTGCAGCTTCTCGCAGCAACCCACACTGGTCAAGAGGGGGACAACATAGACTTTGAGTCAAAGGTCTTCCACGCAGGCATGATCGATCACGTCGGAATGGAGGTTGCTGATATAGCGCAGATTTCAGCCCTAGGCTACCCGAAAGCAGACCCCGATGCACCTCTCGTAGAGCTGGGCATGGGTACCATAGACTCCACAAAACCTATGGTTTTGGTGATTGGGCATAACGTGCCACCCGCAGCCCACATAATCGACTACCTTCAGGACCACGGGTTGATGGGTAAAGTTGAGGTGGCTGGGATATGCTGCACCGCACACGATCTAACCAGATATAACCCCAAGGCTAAGATCGTTGGGCCGCTGTCCTGGCAGCTGAGATTCATACGAAGCGGCGTACCAGATGTCATCGTAGTGGATGAGCAGTGTATAAGGACTGATGTGCTTAAGGAGGCACAAAGCATTAAGGCGCCAGTCATCGCTACAACGGCAAAGGATTGCCAAGGACTCCCTGATTTGACACGTGAAGACGCTAATGAGATTGTGAAGAAGATAGTTGAAGGAGAGGTCCCAGGCGCCCTGATACTGAAGCCGGAG
- the tuf gene encoding translation elongation factor EF-1 subunit alpha codes for MPEKPHLNLVITGHVDHGKSTAMGHFLFDLGVVDARTIEEYAKESEKTGAGDTFKYAWVLDSLKDERERGVTIDLAFQKFETEKYFFTLIDAPGHRDFIKNMITGASEADASVLVISAKKGEFEVGVGPGGQTREHAFLLRTLGVNQIIVFFSKFDDPTVNYSKERYDEIKAITENLLKSVGYDVKKIPFIPGSGWTGENLVRRSDKMPWYTGPTLFEALDQLTLPEKPVDKPLRIPIQDVYSITGVGTVPVGRVETGRMKVGDKVIIMPPGIIAEVRSIETHHTPIQEAIAGDNIGFNVRGVDKRDIKRGYVVGKPDNPPTVAKEFIAQIIVVYHPTAIAAGYTPVLHAHTAQVAATIKEIIAKIDPRTGQPVEEKPKSIKTGDSALVRIAPLRPLCIETFKEFPELGRFALRDMGTTIAAGVVREITQKYTGPEK; via the coding sequence ATGCCTGAGAAGCCTCATCTAAACCTCGTAATAACAGGACACGTAGACCACGGTAAGTCAACCGCTATGGGCCACTTCCTATTCGACCTAGGGGTAGTTGATGCCAGGACCATCGAGGAATACGCTAAAGAATCGGAGAAGACAGGCGCTGGTGACACCTTCAAGTATGCTTGGGTACTTGATAGTTTGAAGGATGAGCGTGAAAGAGGTGTCACCATAGACCTTGCCTTTCAGAAGTTCGAGACCGAAAAATACTTTTTCACACTTATCGATGCGCCGGGGCACAGAGACTTCATAAAGAATATGATAACTGGAGCGAGTGAAGCCGACGCATCTGTCTTAGTGATATCGGCGAAGAAGGGTGAGTTTGAAGTAGGTGTAGGTCCGGGTGGACAAACGAGGGAGCACGCTTTCCTACTGCGTACACTCGGTGTAAACCAGATTATAGTCTTCTTCAGCAAGTTCGATGATCCGACAGTGAACTACAGTAAGGAGCGGTATGATGAGATTAAGGCTATTACCGAAAACTTGCTTAAGAGTGTGGGCTATGATGTTAAGAAGATACCTTTCATACCAGGCTCAGGCTGGACTGGTGAAAACCTAGTCAGACGCTCTGATAAAATGCCATGGTACACTGGTCCAACACTATTCGAAGCGCTTGACCAGCTCACGTTACCTGAGAAGCCTGTTGATAAGCCGCTGAGGATCCCTATACAAGACGTATACTCTATTACAGGTGTCGGTACGGTGCCTGTGGGTAGGGTCGAGACTGGGCGAATGAAGGTTGGTGATAAGGTGATAATTATGCCTCCAGGCATAATCGCTGAAGTTAGGTCTATAGAGACTCACCACACACCTATCCAAGAAGCTATAGCTGGTGACAACATAGGGTTCAACGTTAGAGGCGTAGATAAGCGTGATATTAAGCGTGGCTACGTCGTGGGTAAGCCCGATAATCCACCTACAGTAGCCAAGGAGTTTATTGCTCAGATCATAGTGGTTTACCACCCGACAGCTATAGCGGCTGGCTATACACCTGTGCTGCACGCTCATACAGCCCAAGTAGCTGCTACCATCAAGGAGATCATAGCTAAGATAGATCCTAGGACCGGCCAACCAGTAGAGGAGAAGCCTAAGTCTATTAAGACGGGTGACTCAGCGCTAGTTAGGATAGCTCCCCTCAGACCTCTATGCATAGAGACCTTCAAGGAGTTCCCTGAGCTCGGTAGATTTGCGCTGAGAGATATGGGTACGACTATAGCTGCTGGTGTGGTTAGAGAGATTACTCAAAAGTACACTGGTCCAGAGAAGTAG